From a single Callithrix jacchus isolate 240 chromosome 5, calJac240_pri, whole genome shotgun sequence genomic region:
- the FOXN1 gene encoding forkhead box protein N1, protein MVSLPPPQSEVTLPGPTRLEGERQGDHMQAPGLPNSPTTQSKHAGFSCSPFVPDGPPERTPSLPPHSPRIASPGPEQVQGHCPAGPGQGPFRLSPSDKYPGFGFEEAPASSPGRFLKGSHVPFHPYKRPFHEDVFPEAETTLALDGRSFKTPGPLEAFEEIPVDVAETEAFLPGFSGEAWCNGLPYPSQEHGPQVLGSEVKVKPPVLDSCSGMFCYQPPLQHMYCSSQPPFHQYSPGGGSYPVPYLGSSHYPYQRMAPQASTDGHQPLFPKPIYSYSILIFMALKNSKTGSLPVSEIYNFMTEHFPYFKTAPDGWKNSVRHNLSLNKCFEKVENKSGSSSRKGCLWALNPAKIDKMQEELQKWKRKDPIAVRKSMAKPEELDSLIGDKREKLGSPLLGCPPPGLVGSGPIRPLAPPAGLSPPLHSLHPAPGPIPGKNPLQDLLGHAPSCYGQTYLHLSPGLAPPGPPQPLFPQPDGHLELRAQPGTPKDSPLPAHTPPSHSAKLLAEPSPARTVHDTLLPDGDLGTDLDAINPSLTDFDFQGNLWEQLKDDSLALDPLVLVTSSPTSSSMPPPQPLPHCFPPGPCLAETGSGAGDLAPPGSGSSGALGDLHLTTLYSAFMELEPTPPTAPAGPAVYLSPSSKPMALA, encoded by the exons ATGGTGTCGCTGCCCCCGCCGCAGTCTGAAGTCACGCTGCCGGGCCCCACCAGACTGGAGGGCGAGCGCCAAGGGGACCACATGCAAGCGCCAggcctccccaactcccccaccaCACAGAGT AAGCATGCCGGCTTCAGCTGCTCGCCATTTGTGCCTGATGGCCCTCCAGAGAGGacaccctccctgcccccacacagCCCCCGTATTGCATCACCAGGCCCTGAGCAAGTCCAGGGCCACTGCCCAGCCGGCCCCGGCCAGGGTCCCTTCCGGCTCTCACCCTCAGACAAGTATCCTGGCTTTGGCTTCGAGGAGGCCCCAGCAAGCAGCCCCGGGCGATTCCTCAAGGGCAGCCACGTACCCTTCCACCCGTATAAGCGGCCTTTCCATGAGGACGTCTTCCCTGAGgccgagaccaccctggcccttGATGGACGCTCCTTTAAGACCCCGGGGCCCCTGGAAGCCTTCGAGGAGATCCCCGTGGACGTGGCGGAGACTGAGGCCTTCCTGCCTGGCTTCTCAGGAGAGGCATGGTGTAACGGGCTCCCCTACCCCAGCCAGGAGCATGGCCCCCAAGTCCTG GGTTCAGAGGTCAAGGTCAAGCCCCCAGTTCTGGATAGTTGTTCGGGGATGTTCTGCtaccagcctcccttgcagcatATGTACTGCTCCTCCCAGCCCCCCTTCCACCAG TACTCACCAGGGGGCGGCAGCTACCCCGTACCTTACCTGGGCTCCTCACACTATCCGTACCAGCGGATGGCACCCCAGGCCAGCACCGATGGGCACCAGCCTCTCTTCCCAAAACCCATCTACTCCTACAG CATCCTCATCTTCATGGCCCTTAAGAACAGTAAAACCGGAAGCCTTCCCGTCAGCGAGATCTACAATTTTATGACGGAGCACTTTCCTTACTTCAAG ACAGCGCCTGATGGCTGGAAGAATTCTGTCCGCCATAATCTGTCTCTCAACAAGTGCTTCGAGAAGGTGGAGAACAAATCAGGAAGCTCGTCCCGCAAGGGCTGCCTGTGGGCCCTCAATCCCGCCAAGATCGACAAGATGCAGGAGGAGCTGCAGAAGTGGAAGAGGAAAGATCCCATCGCTGTGCGCAAAAGCATGGCCAAGCCAG AAGAGCTGGACAGCCTCATTGGCGACAAGAGGGAAAAGCTGGGCTCCCCGCTCCTGGGCTGTCCACCCCCTGGGCTGGTAGGCTCAGGTCCCATCCGGCCCCTGGCACCCCCAGCTGGCCTCTCCCCACCGTTGCACTCACTCCACCCAGCTCCAGGTCCTATTCCTGGCAAGAACCCCCTGCAGGACCTACTTGGGCACGCACCCTCCTGCTATGGGCAGACTTACCTGCACCTCTCACCAGGCCTGGCCCCTCCTGGACCACCGCAGCCACTGTTCCCACAGCCGGATGGGCATCTTGAGCTGCGGGCCCAGCCAGGCACCCCCAAGGACTCGCCTCTGCCTGCCCACACCCCACCCAGCCACAGTGCCAAGCTGCTGGCCGAGCCTTCCCCAGCCAGGACCGTGCATGACACCCTACTGCCAGATGGAGACCTTGGCACTGACCTGGATGCCATCAACCCCTCTCTCACCGACTTTGACTTCCAGG GAAACCTGTGGGAACAGTTGAAGGATGACAGCTTGGCCCTCGACCCCCTGGTACTGGTGACCTCATCCCCAACATCATCTTCGATGCCGCCACCCCAGCCACTACCCCACTGCTTCCCCCCTGGCCCCTGTCTGGCAGAGACAGGCAGTGGGGCAGGTGACTTGGCACCCCCGGGCAGCGGGAGCTCCGGGGCACTGGGTGACCTGCACCTCACCACCCTCTACTCTGCCTTTATGGAGCTGGAGCCCACACCCCCAACGGCCCCTGCAGGCCCCGCCGTGTACCTCAGCCCCAGCTCCAAGCCCATGGCTCTGGCATGA